A single genomic interval of Notolabrus celidotus isolate fNotCel1 chromosome 13, fNotCel1.pri, whole genome shotgun sequence harbors:
- the LOC117823908 gene encoding terminal nucleotidyltransferase 5A-like — translation MHESVECAAADSCSDGESISLSVLNWEQVQRLDTILTSSIPIHGRWSFPTLEVKPRDIVKVVRSRMEEKRIHVREVRLNGSAASYVLHEDSGLGWKDLDLIFCADLKGEMEFQIVKDIVLDSLLDFLPEGVNKEKITPVTLKEAYVQKMVKVCNDSDRWSLISLSNNRGKNVELKFVDSLRRQFEFSVDSFQIRLDSLLLFYECSEHPMAATFHPTILGESVYGDFPTALDHLRKRLICTRSPEEIRGGGLLKYCHLLVRGFRAASDSEMKMLQRYMCSRFFIDFPDVSEQRRKLESYLQNHFVDLEDRKYDYLATLYDVVQESTVCLMGHERRQTLNLISSLALRVLAEQNAIPNAANVTCFYQPAPYVTDGNFSNYYVAHVQPIYPCPPSPPQHYLSPQQHPMYGTWLPCN, via the exons ATGCATGAGAGCGTCGAGTGTGCTGCGGCTGACAGTTGCTCGGACGGAGAGAGCATCAGCCTCAGTGTACTCAACTGGGAGCAAGTGCAGCGGCTGGACACCATCCTCACCAGCTCCATCCCCATCCACGGCCGCTGGAGCTTCCCCACTCTGGAAGTGAAGCCGCGGGATATCGTCAAGGTGGTCCGGAGCCGCATGGAGGAGAAGCGGATACATGTCCGGGAGGTGCGCCTGAACGGCTCCGCGGCCAGCTATGTCCTCCACGAGGACAGCGGTCTGGGATGGAAAGATCTGGACTTGATATTCTGCGCCGATCTGAAGGGAGAGATGGAGTTCCAGATAGTGAAAGACATAGTCCTGGACTCTCTGCTAGACTTCCTGCCCGAGGGGGTGAATAAGGAAAAGATCACACCAGTGACTTTAAAG GAGGCCTACGTGCAGAAGATGGTGAAAGTATGCAACGACTCAGACCGCTGGAGCCTCATCTCGCTCTCCAACAACCGTGGTAAGAACGTGGAGCTCAAGTTTGTGGATTCTCTTCGACGGCAGTTTGAGTTTAGCGTGGACTCCTTCCAGATTCGCCTAGACTCGCTTCTTCTATTCTACGAGTGCTCAGAGCATCCCATGGCAGCCACCTTCCACCCCACAATCCTCGGTGAGAGCGTCTATGGCGACTTCCCCACGGCCCTCGATCACCTTCGCAAGCGCCTCATCTGCACAAGAAGCCCAGAGGAGATTCGAGGTGGGGGTTTACTGAAatactgccacctgctggtgaGGGGTTTCCGCGCAGCTTCAGACAGCGAGATGAAAATGCTGCAGCGCTACATGTGCTCACGGTTTTTCATAGACTTTCCTGATGTGAGTGAGCAAAGGAGGAAGCTGGAGTCCTATCTGCAGAACCACTTTGTAGACCTGGAGGACAGGAAGTACGACTACCTGGCCACGTTGTACGACGTGGTGCAGGAGAGTACAGTGTGCCTGATGGGCCACGAGAGGCGTCAGACGCTGAACCTCATCTCGTCGCTGGCGCTGCGGGTCTTAGCCGAGCAGAACGCCATCCCCAACGCTGCCAACGTAACCTGCTTCTACCAGCCGGCACCTTACGTCACAGATGGCAACTTCAGCAATTATTACGTAGCACATGTTCAGCCCATCTACCCctgccctccctctcctcctcaacATTACCTTTCTCCACAACAACATCCCATGTATGGGACCTGGTTGCCCTGTAACTAA
- the LOC117823907 gene encoding inactive serine protease 35-like has translation MGLNHFLFLLLCAAALTASAVFGKSEGSEALRWTRQSLPVLQDTQTELLDPTRFRGHGEEEEKEGEEGKGGAKTLCGIECQSKHTPVDQSEQERFLGYETMYDNGTRMHTDVSFKGFNMTTGGKPRHSPAHTRRRRQVYGPDGRFVISDSHYITNYPFSTAVRLSTGCSGVLISPKHVLTAAHCIHDGKDYLEGARKIRVGVLQLKTKKRRGGRRRGGQRRDGEAEGEERIVEEGEEQNSIDGDVERVRKGGKGRGRRGKKEGDGGNVEGKRKRLNRVGRSTENRKQPAFRWSRVKQTKIPQGWMQAEKSPNSVSSDYNYAVLELKRPLKQKYMELGVAPSTAPLTRIHFSGYDTDKSLRDGPGDERVVYRFCSVSNESDDLIYQHCDAQVGATGAGVYIRLRQEVGDTERKGKWQRRVIGVFSGHQWVEVEGGGQKDFNVAVRITPPKYAQICHWIHGDPNLCKEV, from the coding sequence ATGGGACtcaatcacttcctgtttctgctgctctgtgcagccGCCCTCACAGCCTCTGCAGTTTTTGGTAAAAGTGAGGGTAGCGAGGCATTAAGGTGGACCAGGCAGAGCCTCCCAGTGCTGcaggacacacaaacagagctttTAGACCCTACTCGTTTTAGAGGGcatggggaggaggaggagaaggagggggaggaggggaaaggAGGGGCAAAGACACTATGTGGAATAGAGTgtcaaagcaaacacacacctgtggaccagagtgagcaggagaggTTTCTGGGATATGAGACCATGTATGACAATGGCACTCGCATGCACACAGATGTCAGTTTTAAGGGTTTTAACATGACAACTGGAGGAAAACCAAGACATTCACCAGCTCACACCCGAAGGAGAAGGCAGGTTTACGGACCAGACGGACGCTTTGTGATCTCTGACTCACATTACATCACAAATTACCCTTTTTCAACAGCTGTTCGGCTCTCCACAGGCTGCTCCGGAGTCCTCATATCCCCAAAACATGTTCTCACAGCAGCACACTGCATCCATGATGGGAAGGACTACCTAGAAGGTGCAAGAAAGATCAGAGTCGGGGTCCTACAGCTCAAAACCAAGAAACGTAGAGGGggtaggaggagaggagggcagCGGAGGGATGGTGAAGCTGAAGGTGAAGAGCGGATAGTGGAGGAAGGTGAGGAACAGAATAGTATAGATGGAGAtgtagagagagtgagaaagggAGGCAAAGGCAGAGGgcgcagaggaaaaaaagagggtgATGGAGGGAACGTAGAGGGTAAGCGGAAAAGACTCAACCGCGTAGGGCGTAGTACTGAAAATAGAAAGCAGCCTGCTTTCCGTTGGTCACgagttaaacaaacaaaaatacccCAAGGATGGATGCAAGCTGAAAAATCTCCAAACTCAGTGTCCTCTGACTACAATTATGCAGTACTGGAGCTAAAACGACCCCTCAAACAGAAGTACATGGAGCTTGGTGTGGCGCCCTCAACAGCCCCCCTCACCCGCATCCACTTCTCAGGCTACGACACTGATAAAAGCCTGCGGGACGGGCCAGGAGATGAGAGAGTGGTGTACCGGTTTTGTTCAGTGTCAAACGAGTCTGATGATTTGATTTACCAGCACTGTGACGCTCAAGTTGGAGCCACAGGCGCAGGTGTTTATATTCgtctgagacaggaagtgggggacacagagaggaagggTAAGTGGCAGCGGAGGGTGATCGGCGTGTTTTCAGGTCATCAgtgggtggaggtggagggaggtggGCAGAAGGACTTTAATGTTGCAGTGAGGATCACTCCGCCCAAATATGCTCAGATCTGCCACTGGATCCATGGAGATCCAAATCTCTGTAAAGAGGTGTGA